The Lathyrus oleraceus cultivar Zhongwan6 chromosome 5, CAAS_Psat_ZW6_1.0, whole genome shotgun sequence genome includes the window AATTTTTTAATaagagaaactccaactctcactttgagacgacACCATCTCGAAATTCACATAGGTGAAATTCATATTGTATCTATTTTCTTGAAGTACTTATCCACGATTTAaaacttcattaagagtttgaaaaAACTCAACCCTCAATATGTCATAGTCAACATTGTCACATAATATTGCACAAACATCCAAATCAACaacttgttgttacccattgaatcttaggTTAATGATTCTTAACTTCAGTTTGGGTTGCTACCATTGTTAGAACccttattcaaggagtttcaaTCCCATGGCTCTTGAGGTAGTCTTTACTAAGTGTCTGACCAGTGGTTTAGTAAACGGAACAACAAAATTATAGCTtgtttgtatatatatatatatatatatatatatatatatatatatatatatatatatatatatatatatatatatatatatatatatatatatatatatatatatatatatcagtGAAATGAACTGATCCTTAATTAATTTTCTCAcgaaagaatatctaagacctaTGTGCCTAGACTTTCATTGTATATTTCATTGAATGTTGTTGCTAGGGTGGTTTGGCTATCACAATGTACCAACACTTTCGAAACATTATCTTTAGCCAATGAACTTCCAACAAAATATTCTTTAACCATTCTGCTTCCTGACCAACGGAAGCAAGAGCCACAAACTCTGATTCCATTGTCGAAagagtaatgcatgtttgtttcttgatcTTTCAAGAAATCGCACCTCCAGCCAATGTAAATATCCACACTGTTATATATTTATGATCTCCAACACTCGATATCCAACTCACATTGGTATATCCTTCTAGTAGGACAAGAAACCTACCATAATGAAGGCCAAGATTTTTAGTTTTTAAGAGGTAACCGAAAAATCCTAGTTATGGCCTTCCAATATTCACCATTTAAATTTCTAGTAAATATACTCATCTTACTAACTGCAAATGTTATGTCAGGTCTGGTGCATCACATTAAGTACATTAGACATCCAATTACACTTGCATATTTCAATTGGGTCACAACTCTTGTATTGTTCTTGTGAAGTTTTACACTAGGATCAAATGGAGTGTTTACTTCCTTAAAGTGCATGTATTTGAACTTATCCAACATTTTCTCAATATAATGTGTTCGACTAAGTTAATAACCCCAATTATTTCGTTTTACTTTGATCCCTAAAACAATGTCAACTAGTCCAAGATCTTTTATCTTAAATGTGGCAGTAAGAAATCTCTTGGTTTCTAAAATTTCATTTATCTCATTGCTAATAATCaacatatcatcaacatatagaCACAAAAATATTCCAATATTTTTATGCATCTTTGTGTAAAAACATTTGTCACAAGAATTTGGAGTAACTCCATTTGAAAGTATGACAAAGTTAAACTTTTGATGCCATTATTTTGGTGTATGTTTTAAACCATATAATGATTTGACAAGTTTGCATATCTTTTATTCATTTCAAGAAACACATAACCTTTTGGTTGTTCCATGTAGATTTCCTTATCGAGATCTCCATTTAATAATGTTTTTTAACATCCATTTAATGAACAATAAGGTCATTCAAAGACTCTAATGCAAACAATACTCTTATTTTCGTTATTCTTGATATTGGTACATATATGTCGAAATAATCAACACATTTTTGTCTGAATCATTTTGCTACTAATCTAGCCTTGTAGTGTTTAATGTACCATCACTATGATACTTATTTCTAAACATCCATTTACATTCAATGGGCCTTGAACCCTTTGGAAGATCGACAAGTCCCCAAGTGGTTTGAGATAATTGAATTCATTTTATCTTGGATAGTATCTTTCCAAAAAGACGAGTCTCTTGAAGCCACTGCTTCTTTATAGGTTTTAGGATCATCTTCTAACTGAATAATAAAAGGGATCTTGAACAGCATTCTCGCGATTTCCTTCAACTAGATAAAAGGAAATGAGTTTAGAATCGATTTCTTTTGGTCCTAGAACTTTAGCTTTTCGGACTCTTTTGCTTATCCTCAGCTCGAGTTCTGCTTCAATAATTTGTGAAATACTTTTGGGTTGTATTTCAATAATTCGTGGGGATTTTTCATCACGAGATTCTTCATTCGTGGGAAACTTGAATTCCTTATCCTTCATGATAAGGTTTTCAAAGAACTTCACTTCTCGGGATTCAACGATTATATTAGACTCTAAATTTAAAAGTCTATATGCTTTCTTGTTGGATGCATATCCTATGAAATTATATTTGATCCCTCGAGGATCCAATTTAGTTCTTTTAGGATCCATATTCTTGTAATATGCTACACACCTCCACACTCTAAAATAATTGATATTTGGTGATCTACATTTCCATATCTCACATGGATAAATACCTGTTAGCTTTAATGGAATCCTATTTATTATATGACATGCAAATAGTAATGTTCACCCCATAAATTAAATGGCAACTCATAATGCATTAACATAACATTTATCATTTCTTGATATGTTCGATTCTTTCTCTCGGCTAaaccattttgttgtggtgtaCGAGGTTCGGAACATTCATGTATAATGTCACATTCTTCACAATATGCATCAAATTATATAGAAAAGTATTCAACGCCTCTATCACTCCTAAGGACTTTAATACTTCTACTTaattgattttctatttttgCTTTATAAATTTTACACGCATTAAATGCACCATCTTTATGCTTTAAAAGGTATACATGTGTGAACCTAGAGCAATAATCGATAAAGGTTATGAAATGACGGTTTCTCTCACGGGTTAACATGTCATTAAATTCACATAAATCAGAGTGCACAAGATCAAGCAAATTTGATTttctttcaacacttttgaaagatttcttgattattttttatttaacacatatttcatatttcatattttttatttatcACATGTTGCATGAAATCTTGAACTTGTTACATTCCTTCTTAGGGGCAAGATGGTTCTTCATGACATCGTGTTTCCTCTTTTCTTTTGCAACCACATCATTGGCTTTAGAGTATCCAGCGGACTCAGACTTTTCTCTATTATTCGTCTCCTCCTCAATTCAAAGTATTTATGAAGTTTCTCCAACGATAAATCCTCATAATTATGCAACAATTTCTTCATGTATCATTTTCAAGAAGGTGGAAAATTTGCAATGATTGCACCAACTTGAAAAGCTTCTAGAATATCTATTTTTACAGCAAGGATAAGCTTGGAGTCCAACATTTTAAAATCAAGGTATTTAGATATTAAGAACTTTTTCATACCTTCTTCTTCAACCTTAAATTTGAATTCGAGTGCCTTCCAGATCTCTGTTGCAGATTGGGTAATGTATAGATCATAGAGACAATCAGATAATGCGTTCAGAATATGTTCACGACATAACAATCATCCTCCTTTCATTTCTTTCGTTCCTTCTTGACTTCATCAATGTCATCTTCAGTTGGTTATGGAATTGATGTCAAATCAGGATCTAAGACATACTTAATCTTCAAGACAATCAATAGAAATGCGATGTTGTCTTGCCAACGAGTGAAATTTATTCCATCGAAACGATCCAACTTAACAAGGCTCTGGTTCctcactttgatgcttgaaactGAAACGTCGATGACCATGATTTGAGATACTATAAGAATGTAAGATAAAGTTTATAAATTGAATAGATTCAGGTTTGAATCGTGAACGAATCACtttccttatagtatttcaaACACTCTTGTATGTCTTAGAATTTCTATGCAGGAATACCTAAGATAATTAAGCCTACTCGAGTTTGCACAAGACGGATGAAAATTCGAATGTATGGaagagattttaaaatttatCTAAATAGGATATGGGTTGTTTGCGACTCTTGATGAAACAACATTCTTtcaacaacacttttaccaaaAGATATGTTGTTTCGCATACAACAACATTTTCTAAAAGTTGCATGTCTTCGTTCAACAATACTCCATGTGACACTTTAtactctttttctttttgttgaGTAAATGGACATACATGAACATTTATTATTCATAAATTACAACATCCCCTATGAGAAATAGTGAAAAAGGCTGTAAGAAAGATGAAAAGGGTGGCTGTTATGTTCAATTTACGACAAATGAGTGTTGATTAGCCATGTCTTAGAACAATTTAGGAAGCAACGCTCCCAACCAATTGGAAGTGAAGGTTTTACTTATCTACCTTTGTAAATAAAAGAGATATAAGCAAAGACTTAAATTTGTTTGAAACTAGTTGTTCTAAGCATTGATGTGCTTTCTATGAGTAATTTTTAACTGTTACATAATTTATGAGTTTAAGTTAGATGTGTTTTCTATAAAGAGGAGGCAATACTTCAAAATAAGAATAAACACAATAATGGGGATTGAGCAGTCAAATATTTCTCCAAAGAACCAAAAGTCTTTTGTTATGAATTGTGAACAAGGAACTCTTTATTGATATAAGTAAAGTATAACAACATAACAAAAAAAGAGCTCAAATGAACTCCACTATATACCACATACATAACTAGAAGAGTAAATGATAAACAAATAGATCATGTGATGCGAGACATAATTCAACATGGCCTGTTGAACCAAACATCAGAATCTGGTAAGCATGTCTAAATTCCCATTAAGCAACTGCACCTTCCTCAAGAATGGAACCACTTTTAACTTTCTGAGATTCCAAAACACTCTTGGTAGATTCCACAACAACTTGACCACTCACATAGTGCTGGCGGCATACAGGCATGTACAAATCAGCCCCACCAATTAGTTCAGTTTGTTTCTCTTCTGTCTTCCTCAAAGTAAAGAAGGCGCGTTTACCGCAAAGCTCACAACGAGCTGTTAACTTAGTTACAGTATCAGCAATTGGTATTATGTGAAGCACTGATCCAAAGCTTCTCCTGAAGTTCAAAGCACACACCATTAGAGGGTAAGCTGTAAAACAATAATTTGAGTTAAAATAAACAGTAAAAGCCTTTAAGGATTTTTCTCCAAATAATACCTCAAGTAATCACCATCTAGGCCTGCAACAACAACAATTTTACCATCTTCATCAGCAGCCTTGCAGCAAAAATCATATAGATCCTCAAAAAACTGAGCTTCATCTATACCAATCACATCCAACTGTATCCAGAACAGCCACTCATTCAGCAAATAGCAGAAAATTTATATAAACAAAAGCTATAACTCTACATCAAAATTCAGAAAATTTATATAAACAAAAGCTATAACTCAAAGTCAATGTAAAAATTATGTTTAAATTCAAAAAACTACAAATTCTAGTTAAGTATAATCAATTCTAGAGACAGAATGAATTTAACTTTAAAAGAACTAAATACTTCAAAACCATTCCAAAATAATTCTACAACTCTAAAATTCATTTTGGATCTTCCAAAAGCTAAATCAAACATACACATGATATATACACAACAACAACATCACAATCATAGTTACAACCACAACAATTATATGATTATGTGTGACTACAACTCTTCACAATATCAAGAATCTAAACATAAACAAGATACACACAGCAATTCAAAATCTTAAATGGTATGCTGATCATCCCAACACTTGTAAGTAACCCATAATTCTCTATTGCAAAAAAAAAAGGATCAAAATTGCTTAAAGAAAGTACTATATTGATATTACCTTCTCATAAGCCTCATGACCAAATTTATCTTTAAACAACATCAAA containing:
- the LOC127083243 gene encoding thymidine kinase a, which codes for MASSLCSVRDSSQSSSGEIHLFVGPMFAGKTTSLLRRIKSEVDNGRNVAMLKSSKDDRYAVDSVVTHDGIKFPCWALPDLMLFKDKFGHEAYEKLDVIGIDEAQFFEDLYDFCCKAADEDGKIVVVAGLDGDYLRRSFGSVLHIIPIADTVTKLTARCELCGKRAFFTLRKTEEKQTELIGGADLYMPVCRQHYVSGQVVVESTKSVLESQKVKSGSILEEGAVA